One Clostridium estertheticum DNA segment encodes these proteins:
- a CDS encoding alanine/glycine:cation symporter family protein, producing the protein MESFGQLIAQIDGWIWGIPLIVILFGTHLFLTFRLKFIQRYIFKAIKLSVTKDDFGVGDVSQFSALTTALAATIGTGNIVGVATAVGLGGPGAVLWCWLTGVFGIATKYSEALLSVKYRVKTKDGTMAGGPMYVLEHALNAKWAGVLFALFTSVAAFGIGCMVQANSVSAMVYETFKVPTWATGILMAILVAIVILGGIKKIAKVCDILVPFMAIFYVLGCIILLAIGYKTIGSTIALIFRDAFSPQAAAGGFAGAGVMMAMRYGVSRGLFSNESGLGSAPIVAAAAQTRNPVKQALVSATGTFWDTVVVCAMTGLVLVNSGFWKQGLKGAALTKEAFAAIPVIGPIILTIGLITFVFSTILGWSYYGEKAIEYLLGKKAIVPYRVLWVLFVFIGSVFSLTLVWDLADLFNGLMALPNLVALILLSPVIVSETKKYLWDDNLEAIDTDPIRQVDEKGKSLPM; encoded by the coding sequence ATGGAATCATTCGGCCAACTAATTGCCCAAATTGATGGATGGATATGGGGCATACCACTTATTGTTATATTGTTTGGTACTCATTTATTTTTAACTTTTAGGCTTAAATTTATTCAGCGTTACATATTTAAGGCTATAAAGCTTTCTGTAACTAAAGATGATTTTGGTGTAGGGGATGTAAGCCAATTTAGTGCACTAACCACAGCGCTTGCAGCTACTATAGGAACTGGAAACATAGTTGGTGTTGCAACTGCAGTTGGCCTTGGTGGACCAGGCGCAGTTCTTTGGTGTTGGTTAACAGGTGTTTTTGGAATAGCTACAAAGTATTCTGAGGCTTTATTATCTGTTAAGTACCGTGTTAAAACTAAAGATGGTACAATGGCAGGAGGACCTATGTATGTTCTAGAACATGCGCTTAATGCAAAATGGGCAGGAGTATTATTTGCATTATTTACAAGTGTTGCGGCTTTTGGTATTGGCTGTATGGTACAAGCTAACTCAGTATCTGCCATGGTATATGAAACTTTTAAAGTTCCAACTTGGGCTACAGGAATTCTAATGGCCATATTAGTAGCAATTGTTATATTGGGTGGAATAAAGAAAATAGCTAAGGTTTGCGATATTTTAGTTCCATTCATGGCTATATTCTATGTACTTGGTTGTATTATACTTCTTGCAATCGGTTACAAAACTATTGGAAGTACAATAGCATTAATATTTAGAGATGCTTTCTCACCTCAAGCTGCAGCTGGCGGATTCGCTGGAGCAGGTGTTATGATGGCAATGAGATATGGTGTTTCAAGAGGACTTTTCTCAAATGAATCAGGTCTTGGTAGTGCACCAATAGTTGCAGCAGCAGCACAAACAAGAAACCCTGTAAAGCAAGCTCTAGTATCAGCAACAGGAACTTTTTGGGATACAGTTGTTGTATGTGCAATGACGGGCTTAGTTCTTGTAAATTCAGGTTTTTGGAAACAAGGATTAAAGGGCGCTGCACTTACTAAAGAAGCATTCGCAGCAATACCTGTTATAGGACCTATAATTTTAACAATAGGACTTATTACATTTGTATTTTCAACTATACTTGGTTGGTCATACTATGGAGAAAAAGCAATCGAATACTTACTTGGTAAAAAAGCAATTGTTCCTTATAGAGTACTTTGGGTTCTATTTGTCTTCATTGGCTCAGTATTCTCACTTACTCTAGTTTGGGATTTAGCAGATTTATTTAATGGATTAATGGCACTTCCAAATTTAGTTGCTTTAATATTACTCAGCCCTGTAATTGTTAGTGAAACTAAGAAATATTTATGGGATGATAACCTTGAAGCAATAGATACTGATCCAATAAGACAAGTTGATGAAAAAGGAAAATCTTTACCAATGTAA
- the pepV gene encoding dipeptidase PepV, protein MELNKLIDAMKEDIVKSTQEVIRIKSIESEPKPGMPFGEGVAKALESALNTAKNLGFHTVNLDGYVGYAEYGQGEDYVVALGHLDVVPEGDGWIYPPYGAEIHDGKMYGRGTTDDKGPIMATLYGLKAIKDAKLPISKRIRVLFGTNEETGSKELEHYLEKEKAPVAGFTPDADYPIINGEKGITIFNIVKDFNKVNSSENHIKYIKGGSVANIVPDYCEAAIVAKDAKNVIIALDAFAKKMDYKLSAEVKEDMVIIKSIGEAAHGSTPELGMNAIMQLFAFLGTLELGTNDVATFVEFLNVNIGMETHGESFGVCLEDENSGKLSFNVGVVSMDENSATMTLNLRYPVTNKLEDMMNPFNNKIQGTGIKVENFVHQEPLYFSPESPIIKALQKVYTEQTGEEAKLVSIGGGTYAKEMPNTVAFGPMFPGEPDTIHKKNEYITIDNLMKNAKIYAHALYELAK, encoded by the coding sequence ATGGAATTAAATAAATTAATTGACGCTATGAAAGAAGATATTGTTAAGTCTACTCAGGAAGTCATAAGAATTAAGAGTATAGAAAGTGAACCAAAACCTGGCATGCCTTTTGGCGAAGGTGTAGCTAAAGCACTAGAATCTGCTTTAAATACTGCAAAGAATTTAGGCTTTCATACAGTTAACTTAGATGGTTATGTTGGATATGCAGAGTACGGACAAGGTGAAGATTATGTTGTAGCTTTAGGTCACTTAGATGTAGTGCCTGAAGGCGATGGATGGATTTACCCACCTTATGGTGCAGAAATTCATGATGGTAAAATGTACGGACGTGGAACTACAGATGATAAAGGGCCAATAATGGCAACACTGTACGGACTAAAAGCCATTAAAGATGCAAAATTGCCTATTTCTAAAAGAATCAGAGTTTTATTTGGAACTAATGAAGAAACAGGAAGCAAGGAACTGGAACATTACTTAGAAAAAGAAAAAGCACCAGTTGCTGGTTTTACACCAGATGCAGACTATCCAATAATTAATGGAGAAAAAGGTATAACTATTTTCAACATTGTAAAAGATTTTAATAAAGTGAATTCAAGTGAAAACCACATAAAATATATTAAGGGTGGGTCAGTAGCTAATATAGTACCTGATTATTGTGAAGCGGCAATTGTAGCTAAGGACGCAAAAAATGTTATTATAGCATTAGATGCTTTTGCAAAAAAAATGGATTACAAGCTTTCAGCAGAAGTTAAAGAAGATATGGTAATAATTAAATCTATAGGTGAAGCAGCTCATGGAAGTACACCAGAGCTTGGAATGAATGCTATAATGCAATTATTTGCTTTCCTTGGAACGTTAGAACTTGGAACAAACGATGTGGCAACATTTGTAGAATTTTTAAATGTGAATATAGGTATGGAAACACATGGTGAGTCTTTTGGCGTTTGTCTTGAAGATGAAAATTCAGGGAAATTATCTTTTAATGTAGGAGTTGTAAGTATGGATGAAAATTCTGCTACAATGACTTTAAATTTAAGATACCCAGTAACAAACAAATTAGAAGATATGATGAATCCATTTAATAATAAAATACAAGGAACTGGAATAAAAGTAGAAAATTTTGTTCATCAAGAGCCATTATACTTTTCACCAGAAAGCCCAATTATCAAAGCACTTCAAAAAGTTTACACTGAGCAAACTGGAGAAGAAGCTAAATTAGTATCTATTGGGGGAGGAACTTATGCTAAAGAAATGCCTAACACTGTAGCATTTGGACCAATGTTCCCAGGAGAACCAGATACTATTCATAAGAAAAATGAATATATCACTATTGATAATTTAATGAAGAATGCTAAAATATATGCTCACGCATTATATGAATTAGCTAAGTAG
- a CDS encoding OPT family oligopeptide transporter encodes MDNKLSKDAYGGVDGKDYVPYVSSGSKSGGNVAVLIIGIFLAALFAASTAYSGMKSGLTVAAGIPGSIIGSAFIAAFAKHKGILAKNLVQGMSSGGESVASGIIFVLPAILLIGSKVTFLEGFVVGVAGVLFGIGVAALVHNYLMIEEHGKLMYPESMAISETLVASEGAGDSMKYMGIGFGIGGIITVITSSFLNVANNVISYVNESFYKWKLEVEVSPLLLGIGFIVGIEVSVAMFAGSILSNFGIMPLIGYFSNLGRDGVTVWNNPSVAINAMQVKNIAGSYVKYIGAGMMLSGGLIGAIKLIPTIISSIKETMNAKASNGAGSSSVGNMILLGGIVVAFIGGFVVSGGNILMAITASILSLFLSLLFVIVSGRLTGTIGTSNLPVSGMTIASIVVVTLLFVAMGWKNPANNKSLLLFGTFMVTAISVGGGYAQSQKVTFIVGGDKNEMQKYFAISGIVGVIVVIGTILLLSSKLAMTGDNVPFALPQANLMATLTDGIMSGKLPWVMIIVGAVMGVVLFLLKLPVMTVAIGFYLPIATTSIILIGALVRAFIEKTSKTEIEKEVKVSNGISLSSGLVAGGSILGLVGIILQVTGVIKGSGPSGFGASNGMAFLILVGLVIATIIPIMNSKVKNVKK; translated from the coding sequence ATGGATAATAAATTGTCAAAAGATGCATATGGTGGAGTAGATGGTAAAGACTACGTTCCTTACGTTTCCAGTGGTTCTAAATCTGGAGGAAACGTTGCCGTATTAATAATTGGTATTTTTTTAGCTGCTTTATTCGCAGCATCAACTGCCTATTCAGGTATGAAATCAGGGCTTACAGTTGCTGCTGGTATACCTGGTTCTATAATAGGTTCAGCATTTATAGCTGCATTTGCTAAGCATAAAGGTATACTTGCCAAAAACTTAGTTCAAGGTATGTCAAGTGGTGGAGAATCTGTTGCTAGTGGTATAATATTCGTTTTACCAGCAATTCTTTTAATAGGTTCTAAAGTTACTTTCTTAGAAGGTTTTGTTGTTGGTGTAGCTGGAGTTTTATTCGGTATAGGAGTAGCTGCTCTTGTTCACAATTACTTAATGATTGAAGAACACGGTAAATTAATGTACCCTGAGTCAATGGCTATATCTGAAACACTTGTTGCTTCAGAAGGTGCTGGAGATTCAATGAAGTACATGGGAATTGGGTTCGGAATTGGTGGTATTATAACTGTTATAACTAGTTCATTTTTGAATGTAGCTAACAACGTTATAAGCTATGTAAACGAATCTTTCTACAAGTGGAAACTTGAAGTTGAAGTTAGCCCTCTATTATTAGGTATAGGATTTATAGTTGGTATAGAGGTTTCAGTAGCTATGTTTGCTGGTTCTATATTATCTAACTTCGGTATTATGCCTTTAATAGGTTACTTCTCAAATCTTGGAAGAGATGGTGTAACTGTATGGAATAATCCGAGTGTTGCTATAAACGCTATGCAAGTTAAAAATATAGCTGGTAGTTATGTAAAATATATTGGTGCTGGTATGATGCTTTCTGGTGGTTTAATAGGTGCTATAAAGCTAATACCTACTATAATATCTTCTATAAAAGAAACTATGAATGCTAAGGCTTCAAATGGTGCTGGCAGTTCATCTGTTGGAAACATGATATTACTTGGTGGTATAGTAGTAGCTTTTATAGGAGGCTTCGTGGTATCTGGTGGTAATATATTAATGGCAATCACAGCTTCTATTCTATCATTATTCTTATCACTACTATTTGTTATAGTTTCTGGTCGTTTAACTGGTACTATAGGAACTTCAAACCTTCCTGTATCCGGTATGACTATAGCTTCTATAGTTGTTGTAACATTGTTATTTGTTGCAATGGGATGGAAAAATCCTGCAAACAACAAATCTTTACTTTTATTTGGTACATTTATGGTTACTGCTATATCTGTAGGTGGAGGTTACGCTCAATCACAAAAGGTTACTTTCATAGTAGGTGGAGACAAAAATGAAATGCAAAAATACTTTGCTATATCGGGTATAGTTGGTGTTATAGTAGTTATTGGTACTATATTATTACTTTCAAGCAAACTTGCAATGACTGGTGATAATGTTCCGTTTGCACTACCTCAAGCTAACTTAATGGCAACATTAACTGATGGTATAATGTCAGGTAAATTACCTTGGGTTATGATAATTGTTGGTGCTGTTATGGGAGTTGTTTTATTTTTATTAAAACTTCCTGTAATGACAGTTGCTATAGGATTCTATTTACCAATAGCTACAACTTCTATAATCTTAATAGGCGCATTAGTTCGTGCATTTATAGAAAAAACTTCTAAAACTGAAATAGAAAAAGAAGTTAAAGTTTCTAATGGTATAAGTTTATCTTCTGGACTTGTTGCCGGTGGTTCTATATTAGGACTTGTAGGTATAATACTTCAAGTAACAGGAGTTATAAAAGGAAGTGGACCAAGTGGGTTTGGTGCTTCTAATGGAATGGCATTTTTAATATTAGTAGGTCTAGTAATAGCTACTATAATACCTATAATGAACAGTAAGGTAAAAAATGTTAAAAAATAA
- a CDS encoding FAD-dependent oxidoreductase has translation MIKIREMFKIIKKIIMEKPKKLLLVGGGHAHIFLIKQFALKPIPGVDLFLVSDSNYQYYSGMAAGYVEGIYGLEEISFDLRKMCRHSGVEFIKGRVTGIDAQNRCVTLESDEIVPFDILSLDTGSDMAGGNVQGVVEFAWCIKPLGNLIALRKNFIGLTAYESQVVIAGAGAAGIEMAFALKALSDIMKKNIEITLAHSGNLILKGYHENVREKTMRKLNRDKIKVLSNHKISSILEKDIFMESGKQINYDFLIWAAGPKANPLYKSSGFSVDKDGYMIVNSYLQSVDYDFIFGAGDCISFSEFAYVKKVGVYAIREAPYLYGNLLRFIRNEGLQRYIPQKNYLAIISAGEKQAIMQYQGMAISGGMSYKLKGFIDCRFMKKFKFY, from the coding sequence ATGATAAAGATTAGAGAAATGTTTAAAATTATAAAAAAAATTATTATGGAAAAACCTAAAAAATTATTGCTGGTGGGTGGTGGTCATGCTCATATATTCCTTATAAAACAGTTTGCTTTAAAACCTATTCCTGGTGTTGACCTTTTTCTTGTGTCTGATTCTAACTATCAGTATTATTCAGGAATGGCCGCTGGATATGTGGAAGGAATCTATGGCTTAGAAGAAATTTCCTTTGATTTAAGGAAAATGTGTAGGCACAGTGGGGTGGAGTTTATTAAAGGTAGGGTAACTGGAATTGATGCGCAAAATCGATGCGTTACTCTGGAAAGTGATGAAATAGTGCCTTTTGATATTCTTTCATTGGATACAGGTTCAGATATGGCAGGGGGAAATGTTCAGGGAGTTGTGGAATTTGCGTGGTGTATCAAGCCATTAGGAAACCTAATTGCACTAAGGAAAAACTTCATAGGGCTGACGGCTTATGAAAGTCAGGTGGTGATAGCAGGTGCTGGAGCTGCAGGAATTGAAATGGCTTTTGCCTTAAAAGCCTTATCTGACATAATGAAGAAAAACATAGAAATCACTTTAGCACACAGTGGGAATTTAATATTAAAGGGTTACCATGAGAACGTCAGAGAAAAAACCATGAGAAAGCTTAATAGAGATAAAATTAAAGTATTATCTAATCATAAAATATCGAGTATTTTAGAAAAGGATATCTTCATGGAGTCTGGGAAACAAATAAACTATGATTTTTTAATATGGGCTGCTGGCCCAAAGGCAAATCCACTGTATAAATCATCAGGGTTTAGCGTTGATAAGGATGGTTATATGATAGTGAATTCATATCTTCAGTCCGTTGATTATGATTTTATTTTCGGAGCAGGAGACTGTATCTCCTTTTCTGAGTTCGCATATGTAAAGAAGGTTGGTGTTTATGCTATAAGGGAAGCCCCATACTTGTATGGAAATCTACTTAGATTCATAAGAAATGAAGGATTACAGAGATATATACCTCAGAAAAACTATTTGGCGATTATATCCGCAGGGGAGAAACAAGCGATTATGCAGTACCAGGGAATGGCTATATCAGGGGGAATGAGCTATAAATTAAAGGGATTTATTGATTGTAGGTTTATGAAAAAATTTAAATTTTATTGA
- a CDS encoding dipeptide epimerase encodes MKIKEIKMGKISTPLKQPYRVGKRFLTYSDEIVIKMITDTGEVGYGSAAPTPSITGETENSIIGAINYIKPDIIGLDIDNLEEIMKVIHNAIHGNNSAKAAIDIAIYDLLCKKYGLPLYKFLGGYKTSLTTDLTIANDTVEQMVRKSLEAVLDGYTYLKVKIGNDIDLDIERVKAVRKAVRRGTKIRVDANQGWRPKEAVSIIRKFEDMGLDIEFVEQPVNAWDIDGLKYVTDNVETKILADEAVFGPSDAFKIIERRAADLISIKLMKCGGINNAIKIYNMAENMGIRCMMGCMLESRMGITAATSFAASKSNMIKADLDTMLLFEHDSIIGGACVTGNRISINDSPGLGIVDIIGWHEIL; translated from the coding sequence ATGAAAATAAAAGAGATCAAAATGGGGAAAATTAGTACCCCTTTGAAACAGCCATATAGAGTAGGAAAGAGATTTCTTACATACTCTGATGAAATAGTCATAAAGATGATTACAGATACAGGGGAAGTAGGTTATGGTAGTGCAGCACCAACACCTTCTATAACTGGGGAAACAGAGAATTCAATTATTGGTGCAATAAATTATATTAAACCTGATATCATAGGTCTAGACATTGATAATCTTGAAGAAATTATGAAAGTAATTCACAATGCTATTCACGGAAATAATAGTGCGAAAGCGGCTATTGATATTGCTATATATGATTTACTTTGTAAAAAATATGGATTGCCACTTTATAAATTTTTGGGAGGATACAAAACTTCATTAACTACAGATCTTACAATAGCAAATGATACTGTGGAACAAATGGTAAGGAAATCCTTAGAAGCCGTATTGGATGGGTATACATATTTAAAGGTAAAAATTGGAAATGATATAGACCTTGATATAGAGAGAGTAAAAGCAGTAAGAAAAGCAGTAAGGCGCGGAACTAAAATAAGGGTAGATGCTAATCAAGGGTGGAGACCGAAGGAAGCTGTAAGTATTATTAGAAAGTTTGAAGATATGGGACTAGACATTGAGTTCGTTGAGCAGCCAGTTAATGCTTGGGATATAGATGGACTAAAATATGTTACGGATAATGTGGAAACGAAAATTCTTGCAGATGAAGCAGTTTTTGGTCCTTCAGATGCCTTTAAGATAATTGAAAGAAGAGCAGCAGACCTTATAAGCATAAAGCTTATGAAGTGTGGAGGCATAAATAATGCAATAAAAATATACAATATGGCAGAAAATATGGGAATAAGATGCATGATGGGCTGTATGCTAGAAAGTAGAATGGGCATAACAGCAGCAACTAGTTTTGCGGCATCAAAATCTAATATGATTAAAGCAGACCTAGATACTATGCTGTTATTTGAGCATGATTCAATAATTGGTGGAGCTTGTGTTACAGGAAATAGAATAAGTATTAATGATTCTCCAGGCCTTGGTATTGTAGATATTATTGGATGGCATGAAATTTTATAA
- a CDS encoding HelD family protein — protein sequence MGDTLIEVELKKQLEFNIEEEKLKVDVEIISEEILKYIEKRKEITRYILEYRKKVIEDYRDDEDMVIEYFDHEIYVKEEAFKTIDRRLKELTELKSSPYFGRIDFSEEDFGINKMYIGRFGVTPEDTYEPLIVDWRAPIASLFYTGALGEAVYEAPKEKVLVNILAKRQYIIKKEKLMGMFDSALDIKDEILQMVLSSNASEKLKDIIMTIQKEQDDLIRQPRTKTIVVDGVAGSGKTTIALHRVAYLLYNYRKILQDKVLILGPNNVFMEYISLVLPSLGESGVKQTTFRDFAFDILEIQEVMSLKEYMEKVLSGESEFTEDIMYKNSIEYKNFLDDAVEKLGNEYFKIEDIFFMNEIILSKEDIMEMFYNYFKTMPLFRRSKKIKRIIYSKIRDVRDEKVRFIQKEYEKTVSSLSEEEQSFKVNDLEFNRRLKIREVIKEVITLKRDLTWMEYGNCVDLYNKINGYKRLTENDLGGILYFKIKLEGIKISEEIKHVVIDEAQDYNQLQFLVIKELTRCTSLTIVGDSNQRIIPYEGSLPMHDLKNILPQCNVQEFKLNTSYRSTVEIMEYANKYLSAEPIVPIVRNGEAVTEKSIFEEDEFKSYIEQKIEYFKSKAYENIAIICKDISKTEKVYKLIKDSAKVKIISNENAVYHSGIVVIPSYFAKGLEFDAVIMVLEGPGDTGDEYKQEDKLRYVMATRALHELHVVKKSSF from the coding sequence ATGGGTGATACTCTCATAGAAGTGGAATTAAAGAAGCAATTAGAATTCAATATAGAAGAAGAAAAATTGAAGGTTGATGTTGAAATTATTAGTGAAGAAATTCTAAAATATATTGAAAAGAGAAAGGAAATCACAAGATATATTTTAGAATATAGAAAAAAAGTAATTGAAGACTATAGAGATGATGAAGATATGGTAATAGAATATTTTGATCATGAGATATATGTTAAAGAAGAAGCCTTTAAAACTATTGATAGAAGACTTAAGGAGTTAACGGAGCTTAAGAGCTCTCCTTATTTTGGAAGAATTGATTTTTCAGAAGAAGATTTTGGTATTAATAAAATGTATATAGGAAGATTTGGAGTTACGCCAGAGGATACATATGAACCACTAATAGTAGATTGGAGAGCTCCTATTGCATCTCTATTTTACACTGGTGCACTAGGGGAGGCTGTTTATGAGGCACCTAAAGAAAAGGTACTCGTAAACATTCTAGCTAAGAGACAATATATTATAAAAAAAGAAAAGCTGATGGGTATGTTTGACTCAGCTCTAGATATAAAAGATGAGATACTTCAAATGGTGCTTAGTAGCAATGCTTCAGAAAAGTTGAAAGATATAATAATGACAATACAAAAGGAGCAGGATGATTTAATAAGGCAACCAAGAACCAAAACCATTGTAGTGGATGGTGTGGCAGGAAGTGGAAAAACTACTATAGCACTTCATAGAGTAGCATATTTACTTTATAATTACAGAAAAATACTTCAAGATAAGGTTCTAATACTCGGACCAAACAATGTATTTATGGAGTATATATCTTTAGTGCTTCCGAGCCTTGGAGAATCAGGGGTTAAACAGACAACCTTTAGAGACTTTGCCTTTGATATTTTAGAGATTCAGGAAGTAATGAGTCTAAAAGAATACATGGAAAAAGTACTGAGTGGGGAAAGTGAATTTACAGAAGACATTATGTATAAAAACTCTATAGAGTATAAAAATTTCCTTGATGATGCGGTAGAAAAATTAGGGAATGAGTACTTTAAAATTGAAGATATATTTTTTATGAATGAGATAATATTATCTAAAGAAGACATAATGGAAATGTTTTATAATTATTTTAAAACTATGCCCTTATTTAGAAGAAGCAAGAAAATTAAAAGAATTATTTATTCTAAGATTAGGGATGTTAGAGATGAAAAAGTTAGATTTATACAAAAAGAATATGAAAAAACTGTATCTTCATTATCTGAAGAAGAACAGAGTTTTAAAGTAAATGATTTGGAGTTTAATAGAAGACTCAAAATACGAGAAGTTATTAAAGAAGTAATAACGTTAAAAAGAGATCTTACTTGGATGGAGTATGGAAACTGTGTTGATTTATATAACAAGATCAATGGCTATAAAAGATTAACGGAAAATGATTTAGGCGGTATCTTGTATTTTAAAATTAAGTTAGAGGGAATAAAAATTTCTGAGGAGATAAAACATGTAGTAATAGATGAGGCTCAGGATTATAATCAACTTCAATTCCTAGTAATAAAGGAATTAACAAGGTGTACTTCCTTAACTATAGTTGGAGATAGTAATCAAAGGATTATTCCATATGAGGGAAGTCTTCCTATGCACGACTTAAAAAATATACTCCCACAATGTAATGTTCAGGAGTTTAAACTAAATACTAGCTACAGATCTACAGTGGAAATTATGGAGTATGCTAATAAATACTTGAGTGCAGAGCCTATTGTTCCTATAGTAAGAAATGGTGAAGCTGTAACTGAAAAATCAATTTTTGAAGAGGATGAATTTAAAAGTTATATAGAACAAAAAATTGAATATTTTAAAAGTAAGGCATATGAAAATATTGCAATTATCTGCAAAGATATAAGTAAAACAGAAAAGGTCTATAAGTTAATTAAAGATAGTGCTAAGGTTAAAATT
- a CDS encoding dihydrolipoyl dehydrogenase family protein produces the protein MKYDYHIIIIGAGSAGLVVASGAATLGARVALIEGEKMGGDCLNAGCVPSKAFLKCAHLAKDIRESQKYGLDSIINEVNLEDIMKRVKSVIEEIEPHDSRERFESLGVEVIIGRGEVLDGHTVKIGERIITSKSIVIATGSEPVIPKIKGLEDISYLTNRNIFDLKKLPKHLIILGGGPIGLELGQGFRHLGSKVTVIDMSDSLFGKDDAEVGPIMEKVFIDDGVILKLNAKIVEIKKNNENITVVIEKGGKIEEITGDNLLVSLGRKPVTQGLGLQKAKVELNERGFVVVNKKLQTSIKNIYACGDAAGPYQFTHMAGYQAGIVVRNIIFHLGSKVDYSVVPWTTYTKPEVAHVGYTEPMAKKIGVFKEAIIVPLDEIDRAKTENDRIGFLKLILGEKGKIIGATLVGEKAGETIPLATLAIKKKLKATAYLSMIFSYPTEAEIFSFASLKILKKSFKAWQNKLVKLIFLR, from the coding sequence ATGAAGTATGATTACCATATAATAATTATTGGAGCAGGAAGTGCAGGTCTAGTGGTGGCTTCAGGGGCGGCAACTCTTGGTGCAAGGGTTGCTCTTATTGAAGGAGAAAAAATGGGTGGGGATTGTCTGAATGCAGGTTGCGTACCAAGTAAGGCATTTTTGAAGTGTGCTCATTTAGCAAAGGATATAAGGGAATCTCAGAAGTATGGGTTAGACTCTATTATAAATGAAGTGAATTTAGAAGATATAATGAAAAGAGTAAAATCTGTCATAGAAGAAATAGAACCGCATGATTCAAGGGAAAGATTTGAAAGTTTAGGAGTGGAGGTAATCATAGGGCGGGGAGAAGTGCTAGATGGGCATACAGTCAAAATTGGAGAAAGAATAATTACTTCAAAATCAATTGTAATTGCAACAGGATCTGAACCAGTTATTCCTAAAATTAAAGGCCTAGAAGATATTTCATATTTAACAAATAGAAACATATTTGATTTAAAAAAATTACCAAAGCATCTTATTATTTTAGGGGGAGGACCAATAGGACTCGAGCTGGGGCAAGGATTTAGACATTTAGGGTCAAAAGTAACTGTCATTGACATGAGTGATAGTTTATTCGGAAAAGATGATGCAGAGGTGGGACCAATAATGGAAAAGGTGTTCATCGATGATGGAGTTATTTTAAAGTTAAACGCAAAAATTGTAGAGATTAAAAAAAATAATGAAAATATAACTGTGGTAATTGAGAAGGGTGGTAAAATCGAGGAAATAACTGGAGATAATCTATTAGTGTCCTTGGGAAGAAAACCAGTTACCCAGGGATTGGGGCTTCAAAAAGCTAAGGTAGAATTAAACGAAAGAGGCTTTGTAGTAGTTAACAAAAAGCTTCAGACAAGTATAAAAAACATATACGCATGTGGAGATGCTGCAGGTCCTTATCAATTTACACATATGGCAGGATACCAAGCAGGAATTGTGGTTAGAAATATTATTTTTCACCTTGGTTCAAAGGTGGATTATTCAGTAGTACCCTGGACAACCTATACTAAACCAGAGGTAGCACATGTTGGATATACAGAGCCTATGGCAAAAAAAATAGGAGTATTTAAAGAAGCTATCATAGTTCCTCTTGATGAGATTGATAGAGCTAAAACAGAAAATGATAGAATTGGGTTTTTAAAGCTTATATTGGGCGAAAAAGGAAAAATAATTGGAGCTACCTTGGTAGGAGAAAAAGCAGGGGAAACTATTCCTTTGGCTACCCTTGCAATTAAGAAGAAACTTAAAGCAACTGCTTACCTTAGTATGATATTTTCTTATCCAACAGAAGCTGAAATTTTTAGTTTTGCTTCTCTAAAGATTTTGAAAAAATCCTTCAAGGCATGGCAGAATAAACTTGTAAAATTAATTTTTTTAAGATAA
- the lepB gene encoding signal peptidase I: protein MNILKKVFKDWILPILAAIIIAFIINKVIFFNVSVPTGSMLPTINLDDKILVTRVHNKNNLKRGDIIVFHSDELNEDLIKRLIGLPNDEVEIKEDGSLYINKEKVNESYVKNPGGKAGVKFKVPEDSYFFMGDNRINSLDARYWAQPFIPKKDIMGKARIIISPFSRFGKLK from the coding sequence ATGAATATTCTAAAAAAAGTATTTAAAGATTGGATATTGCCAATACTCGCAGCAATTATAATAGCATTTATCATAAATAAGGTTATTTTCTTTAATGTGTCGGTTCCAACTGGGTCAATGCTCCCAACTATAAACCTAGATGATAAGATTTTAGTAACAAGAGTCCATAATAAGAACAATCTTAAACGTGGCGATATAATAGTATTCCATTCTGATGAATTAAATGAAGATTTAATAAAGAGACTTATTGGATTACCAAATGATGAAGTGGAAATTAAAGAGGATGGATCACTTTACATAAACAAGGAAAAGGTAAACGAGAGCTATGTTAAAAATCCCGGTGGCAAAGCAGGAGTAAAATTTAAAGTTCCAGAGGACAGTTACTTTTTTATGGGAGATAATAGAATAAACTCATTAGATGCCAGGTATTGGGCACAGCCTTTTATACCTAAGAAAGATATAATGGGCAAAGCAAGAATTATAATTAGTCCTTTTAGCAGATTTGGAAAATTAAAATAA